The sequence CACAAATTCGAGAGATACTTCAAAAGTATGGTGCTGATAAGCTGTCAGAAATTAATGCTTCAGATTATCCAGCACTCCTAGCAGAAGCTGAGGTACTTGGAAATGGGTAAGCATGCACTTCTTTCAGCCTCTTCATCTCATAGGTGGTTAAACTGTCCTCCTTCTGTCAGGCTCAGTGAGTCTTATGAAGACAAAGGAAGTAGCTACGCCGCAGAAGGCACTGACGCTCATACCCTATGTGAGTACAAATTAAAAGTTGCTCTTGGGCTCCCAGCCAAAGACCCAACAGAGAATCTCACCTACTTTAGTGAAGAGATGGAAGAATGTGCGAACGGCTATGCAGCTTACATTCTTGAGCAGGTAGAAACTGCAAAAGAAAAATGTTCGGACCCGGTTGTTCTTATAGAACAAAGGCTGGACTTCTCTAAGTACGTTGAGGGTGGCTTCGGGACCGGAGATTGCTTGATCATAGCTGATTCTGAGATCCACGTATGTGACTACAAGCATGGACAGGGAATTTTAGTCGAGGCAGAAGACAATCCCCAGATGAAGCTCTATGCACTGGGTGCCCTAGAAATCTTCGATGGGATCTATGACATCGATACTGTTTCCATGACTATCTATCAGCCTCGTAGAAACAACATATCCACCCACACAGTATCTAAAGAATCCTTATACCAATGGGCTAATGAGATTCTTAAGCCAACTGCAGAGCTGGCCTTTGCTGGTGAAGGGGACTTCAAGTGTGGTGATTGGTGTGGATTTTGTAAAGCAAAGTACGAATGCCGCACCAGAGCTGAGCACAACATGGAGCTGGCCAAATACGACTTCAAGAGGCCTCCTCTACTGGATGATTACGAGGTTGAAGACATCCTAAGTAAAATCGATGGTCTAATCTCCTGGGCATCAGATATCAAAGATTACGCACTGCAATCAGCAGTCAGCGGAAAGCAGTGGAATGGATGGAAGCTGGTCGAAGGACGCTCCACTCGAAGGTTCACCGATGAAGCTGCGGTTGCTAAAGCCGTCAGTGCAGAAGGCTTTGATCCATATGAACAAAAGCTTCTTGGCATTACCGCCATGACTTCTCTTATCGGTAAGAAGCGATTTGAGGATGTTCTAGGAAGCTACATTGAAAAGCCTCAAGGGAAATCAACGCTGGTACCCGAGAGTGACAAACGTCCGCCAATTAATACAGTACAACACGATTTTAATGAAATTTAAGGAGGAAAATCATATGTCCAATAATGCAAACAAATCAAACAGCAACCCCATGAAGGTTATCACAGGTCCTGACACTCGCTGGTCTTACGCCAATGTCTGGGAAGCAAAATCCATCAACGGTGGTGCTCCAAAGTTCTCGGTGTCCCTCATCATTCCAAAATCAGATACTGCCACTGTAGCCAAAGTCAAAGCTGCCATTGAGGCTGCTTACCATGAAGGCGAATCAAAGCTTAAAGGAAACGGTAAGTCCATCCTACCTCTTACCAGTATTAAAACACCTCTTAGAGATGGAAATTTGGAAAGACCCGACGATCCAGCCTATGCCAATGCCTACTTCATCAATGCAAACTCTGCTACTGCTCCAGGCATTGTAGATGCAGACAGAAATGTTATCCTTACTCGCTCCGAGGTTTACAGCGGAGTATATGGTAGGGCAAGCATCAACTTCTATGCCTTTAATAGCAATGGAAACAGAGGAATCGCCTGCGGTCTAAACAACCTCCAGAAAATAAAAGACGGTGAGCCTCTTGGTGGAAAGTCCAGGGCTGAGGACGATTTCGCCACTGACCTTGATGAGGATTTCCTCTCTTGAGGACAATAAGCATCGATATCGAAAGCTATAGTAGTGTAGACCTCGCCAAAAGCGGGGTCTACCGCTATATAGAATCATCTGTCTTTGAGATCCTGCTCTTTGGATACTCCATCGATGGTGGCGATATCGAGGTGATCGACCTTGCCAGTGGTGAAAAACTTCCTGAAGAAATACAATCAGCCCTTACTGATCCATCCATTACTAAGTGGGCCTTTAATGCCCAGTTCGAAAGAATCTGTTTATCTAAATGGTTAGGTTTACCTAATGGCCAATACCTTAATCCAAAATCGTGGCGATGCACAATGGTTTGGTCTGCATATATGGGTTTACCACTGTCTCTTGAAGGTAGTGGCGCTGTCCTAGGACTTGAAAAACAAAAGCTATCAGAAGGAAAAGACCTGATCAGATACTTTTGCAAGCCCTGTAACCCAACCGCCACAAATGTTGGTAGGTCTCGTAATCTACCAATCCATGCTCCTGATAAATGGTCTGAATTTAAGTCCTACAACCTTCGCGATGTTGAAGCGGAAATAGCCATCCAAGAAAAACTATCAAAATTTCCTGTCCCTGAAGAAGTGTGGAATGAGTACCACCTTGACCAGGAGATCAATGATCGTGGTGTTTCTTTGGATATGCCATTTGTAAATGAGGCAATAAAGATGGATACTCGGTCTCGTTCAGAGCTGCTCCAGAAAATGAAAAGATTAACGGATCTTGATAACCCTAACTCCGTTGCACAGATGAAGAATTGGTTGTCGGACCAGGGACTTGAAACAGATTCATTAGGTAAAAAAGTGGTTTCAGAACTCATCCAAACTGCTCCACCAGATCTTAAAGAAGTATTGGAACTAAGACAATCACTGGCCAAGTCCTCCGTCAAAAAATACTCTGCCATGGAAAACGCCGTGTGCGCCGATGGTCGTGCACGTGGAATGTTTCAATTCTATGGTGCTAATCGAACAGGACGATGGGCAGGAAGAATTATTCAGCTTCAGAATCTTCCTCAAAACCACCTCCCTGATTTAGAACAAGCACGAGCCCTTGTTCGCTGTGGCAACTTTGATGCTTTAGAGATGCTTTATGATTCCATACCCGAGGTTCTATCAGAACTCATCCGCACCTCCTTCATTCCTACTGCTGGTCGCAAATTCATCGTCGCAGACTTCTCTGCTATTGAAGCCCGGGTTATTGCATGGCTTGCCGGAGAAAAATGGCGCCAGCAAGTTTTCGAGTCTGGTGGTGATATCTATTGCGCTTCTGCTTCTCAGATGTTTGGTGTTCCTGTTGAAAAACATGGAGTCAATGGCCACTTAAGACAAAAAGGTAAGATTGCAGAATTAGCCCTTGGTTATGGCGGCTCTGTCGGTGCCCTCAAAGCCATGGGTGCTCTGGAGATGGGTCTAAATGAAGATGAATTAAAACCCCTGGTTACAGCTTGGCGTACTACCAATCCCAATATAGTCAGGCTCTGGTGGGCAGTTGATAAGGCTGCCATGAAAGCAGTTAGAGAACGGACCATCACTGAAACACATGGCATCCGGTTTTCTTACCAAAGTGGAATGCTCTTTATCACCCTCCCTTCTGGAAGAAGACTCTCCTATGTAAAACCTCGTATTGGCACAAATATGTTTGGTTCGGACTGCATCACTTATGAAGGCGTCGGTGGCACAAAAAAATGGGAACGCATTGATAGCTATGGCCCAAAGTTTGTGGAGAACATCGTCCAGGCAACCAGTCGTGATCTTCTATGTTATTCCATGCAAGCTCTCAAGGATTACAACATCGTCATTCATGTACATGATGAAATTGTCATCGAAGCTGATATGGAAACATCAGTTGAGTCTATCTGTAATCAAATGAGCCATGCCCCATCTTGGGCACAAGGGCTCTTAATGAGGGCAGATGGTTATGAAACGAATTTCTACAAAAAAGATTAGTCCTTTATTACTCACAGGGCAGTTTTCTGTCCTGTGAGTATTAGAAGGCACTTAAGCCTTCAAGAAATGGAGGTAATAAATATGTTCTATGTAAAGCAAACAATCAACGACTCATTGGAAATCAGGGTAGAGGTCCACGATGACAATGTCTTTACCACCTGCCCAGATTGCGGTGTTGAAGTCTGTGTAGACATCTCGGAGTTATTCAGCGATGGGGAAAGCGACCTTTATGGAACTGCTCTTTTCTGTGCAGAGTGCAGCAAGTCCAGATTGGAGGAAATCCTATGAAAGAATTAATTCCAAAAGATCAATACGGGGTTTTTGCTGATGCTCGGGATATAGCTTGGGCAGATAGCTTATTTGTAGCAAATCACTTTGAAAAAGAACACTTTCATGTACTTCGTGATATATCCAAAATCACTGACTCCAATTCTGGATTGAGTAAAGATTTCATTGAATCCAATTATGAGCTCTCCTATTACAAGGATAGTACAGGAAGAAAGCTACCTTGTTATATGATGACTCGCGATGGTTTTACAATGCTTGTTATGGGATACACCGGTCAAAAGGCAATGCGATTCAAAGAGATTTACATCAAACGCTTCAACGCAATGGAAGAGTTCATCACAACTTTGGTTACAACTCGTAAGGATTTCCCTCTACTGACCGAAAACATAAAGCTACTTCACGAAAAACCCAAACCTTATCACTTCAGCAATGAATGCGACATGATAAACCGCATTGTAACAGGGATGTCTGCCAAGCAAATCAGACAAAAATATGGTCTTGAAAAAGGCACCAGCATCCGTCCGTACCTAACCGATGACCAAGTTAAAATGCTCGAGACACTTCAAAAAGTTGATATCGGACTACTTCTCTCTGTTCCAGACTATGAACAGCGCAAGCGATACCTGGAATGGTACAAGATGAAGATTTCCGATAAGCCAGCATAAAGGGAGGTTCTACTAATGGGAATTGATAAATTCAACGCAGAAGGTTACTACGACCCCACTGCTTTTGATGCCTTAACTAAAATCGAACAAAGAGAAAAGGCTGCCAGAGCCTTCCGGCCTCTTGTGTATATCTGCTCACCCTATTCCGGTGATATTGAACATAACACAAATTCTGCCAGACGCTATAGCAGGTTCGCGGTGGTGATGGGATATATCCCCATCGCTCCGCATCTTCTTTTCACTCAGTTTCTTGATGACAGTGATCCTGATGAACGAGAACTTGGTTTGTTCTTTGGAAATGTACTGATGTCAAAGTGCTCCGAGGTTTGGGTATTTGGCAGTCACATTTCCGCAGGCATGAGATCAGAGATCAACTGGGCGAAACGCAAAAACTACCCAATTCGCTACTTTTCATCTCAGTGTAAGGAGGTCATTTAGATTTATGAAAAAGATTAAAGCAATACAAACTGAATACAAAGGTTACCTCTTCAGGTCAAGGCTTGAGGCCCGCTGGGCAGTATTCTTCGATTTTTGTGGTATTGATTACGAGTATGAACCTGAAGGATATGACCTTGGAAATGGATTAACCTATCTTCCAGACTTTCTTCTTCACGGCGTAGACGGCAGATCTGGTGGCGATCTTTACGTTGAGGTCAAGGGTCAGATGACCGATGCTGATGCAGATAAAATCAACCGTTTTTATGAGCTGGGAAAAGATGACCCTGATACCTACGGGAAGTCCCAGACAGCCATCCTTGTGGTTGGGAATATTCCAAGTGGTGCAGATATTGATGACATCCTATGGTCCATAGAAAATGAAGCTTACAATGATAACGGCAATTGGCCTAATAAATATAACTTTAATACTATCGATGGGGACTATTTTGCGGCATATCCTGGGATAAACCATAAAGGAAAATTTGAACTCTTCGGTGATGACAGCAACTATCTTTGTGATATGGATTCTAGAGCAACAGAGAAAGCCTATCGTGCCGCAAGACAGGCCAGATTTGAACATGGAGAAAGACCTCGTACGAAGGGAGGTTATTAAATTGAGAAAACTAGCCATTGCCTACGGGAACAGCCGACAGGCAAAGAAGTGGGTCAACAAAGAAATCACATTTGATGAGTTAAAAGATAGATTAAAGACTCCAATCCGGACAACGGAATCAGCTGAAGAGTATGCCAAATTCAGCAAATCCCAAAAGGATGATGCAAAAGATCATGGTGGTTTTGTTGCAGGGGTATTGAAAGGCGGTCGCAGGAAAATCGACACTGTGGAGCTCCGCTCAATGATTGCCTTAGATGGTGACCGTATTGATAAAGATTTTCTTGAAAACTATGAATCGAATGCCCAGTATACCTCTGTTCTTTATTCCACCCATAGCAGTACTGATGAGAATCCAAGGGTCCGCATTATCTTGCCTCTTACAAGAGATGTAACCTCGGAGGAATTTGTAGCAGTATCAAGATATCTTGCACAGATGCTCGGTATGGATTATTTCGATGAATGCTCTTATCTCCCAAACCAGCTGATGTACTGGCCAAGCACTCCATCCAACGGAAACTTCATCTATAAGGAAGTGGATACGGACTGGCTTAATCCAGATGATATTTTAACTGCTCATCCCGAATGGTCAGATCCTACAAGACTTCCGACTTCATCCAGGGAGAGCAAGGCAAATACAGTATCGCAGCAGAAGGTGCAGGATCCTCTTGAAAAGGAGGGCGTTGTCGGGCTTTTCAATAGAGTCTACTTCCCCATCACAAAAGCGATCGATGCTTTTTTATCAGATATCTACGAACCAACAGGAAATGAGGACCGCTATCACCTTATAGAATCAAGCAGTATGGCGGGTGTTGAAATCAAAGAAGGTGGCAAGTTCGTATACAGCCATCATGCCAAGGACCCGGCATACCTTAAATTATGTAGTGCCTTTGACATTGTTCGTATCCATAAGTTTGGTGATGACGATGCTAAGAAGTCCTTCAAGAGTATGTGTGATTTTGTCATGAAGATCGATGAGGTGAAAGTCTTTGCTACCAATGAGAAACTTGCAGAAGCTGAAGTGGATTTCACAGATCTTGGTGACGACTGGAAAGAAAAACTAAAGTATCAGCCCCGAAGTCAAGTACTCGAAAACAGCGTATACAACTTAAACCTTATCCTTAATCATGATCCCGATTTTAAGAACTTTGCATTTAACGAGTTATCAAACCGCATCCAGGTCACTGGGCCACTGCCCTGGGAAAGACCTGAAGGTAACGTGTTTTGGAGAGATGCCGACACAGCCCAGCTTAAGTCCATTATGGATATTCGCTACCTTCCGTTCTCAAGCAGAAACCACGATGTTGCCTTTACCAAGGTTGCTGATGATCGGAGATTCCACCCTATAAGGGATTATCTTGATTCCCTTCCTGCGTGGGATGGAGTAAAACGTGTGGAAGATGTTTTCATCAAATATCTTCAGGCTGATGATACCGAGTATATTCGCACAGTGACTAGAAAGACCTTTGCAGCGGCAGTTGCGCGGATATATGTCCCAGGAATTAAGTTTGACTGCGTTCCAGTGCTTGATGGCGATCAGGGTATTGGCAAAAGCACCATTTTAAAAGATCTGGTAACAGCAGATTTTTATTCTGAAACCTTGTCCCTTACAGATATGGACGACAAGTCCGGTGCTGAAAAACTTCAGGGATTTTGGGTGGTTGAAATCGGAGAACTTGCTGGTATGAAAAAAGCGGACATTGAAAAAGTAAAAGCATTCCTCTCTACCTCTGATGATAAGTATCGACCGTCCTATGGCAGAGTTGTGGAAAGCCATCCGAGACAGTGCATCGTCATTGCAACGGTAAATGGAGAGCGTGGATATTTACGTGACATCACAGGAAATCGTCGTTTTTGGATCATCAAAGTACATCAGAAAAAGCAGAAGAAAACCTGGAATTTCACTGAAGCTTACAGGCAGCAGTTCTGGGCTGAAGCAAAAGAAATATGGAATTCAGGCGAAAAGCTATATCTGGAGGGTGACATTTTAGAAGAAGCTGAAAAGGCCCAGAAGGGAGCCATGGAGGCTGACGAGCGTGTTGGTATGGTGGAAGAGTACCTGAATACCTTACTTCCAGATGATTGGGATAGCATGGATTTGTTTGCCCGTAGAAACTACCTAAGTGGAACCGAATTTGGTAGGCCAGCGCATGCAGGTACTGTTGCTCGAACCTTTGTAAGCAATGCTGAAATATGGTGTGAATGCTTCAATCGCAACCTCTCCGAATTAAAGACCACGGATAGCTAT comes from Alkalicella caledoniensis and encodes:
- a CDS encoding DUF2800 domain-containing protein, encoding MGKHALLSASSSHRWLNCPPSVRLSESYEDKGSSYAAEGTDAHTLCEYKLKVALGLPAKDPTENLTYFSEEMEECANGYAAYILEQVETAKEKCSDPVVLIEQRLDFSKYVEGGFGTGDCLIIADSEIHVCDYKHGQGILVEAEDNPQMKLYALGALEIFDGIYDIDTVSMTIYQPRRNNISTHTVSKESLYQWANEILKPTAELAFAGEGDFKCGDWCGFCKAKYECRTRAEHNMELAKYDFKRPPLLDDYEVEDILSKIDGLISWASDIKDYALQSAVSGKQWNGWKLVEGRSTRRFTDEAAVAKAVSAEGFDPYEQKLLGITAMTSLIGKKRFEDVLGSYIEKPQGKSTLVPESDKRPPINTVQHDFNEI
- a CDS encoding DUF2815 family protein; this translates as MSNNANKSNSNPMKVITGPDTRWSYANVWEAKSINGGAPKFSVSLIIPKSDTATVAKVKAAIEAAYHEGESKLKGNGKSILPLTSIKTPLRDGNLERPDDPAYANAYFINANSATAPGIVDADRNVILTRSEVYSGVYGRASINFYAFNSNGNRGIACGLNNLQKIKDGEPLGGKSRAEDDFATDLDEDFLS
- a CDS encoding DNA polymerase — translated: MRTISIDIESYSSVDLAKSGVYRYIESSVFEILLFGYSIDGGDIEVIDLASGEKLPEEIQSALTDPSITKWAFNAQFERICLSKWLGLPNGQYLNPKSWRCTMVWSAYMGLPLSLEGSGAVLGLEKQKLSEGKDLIRYFCKPCNPTATNVGRSRNLPIHAPDKWSEFKSYNLRDVEAEIAIQEKLSKFPVPEEVWNEYHLDQEINDRGVSLDMPFVNEAIKMDTRSRSELLQKMKRLTDLDNPNSVAQMKNWLSDQGLETDSLGKKVVSELIQTAPPDLKEVLELRQSLAKSSVKKYSAMENAVCADGRARGMFQFYGANRTGRWAGRIIQLQNLPQNHLPDLEQARALVRCGNFDALEMLYDSIPEVLSELIRTSFIPTAGRKFIVADFSAIEARVIAWLAGEKWRQQVFESGGDIYCASASQMFGVPVEKHGVNGHLRQKGKIAELALGYGGSVGALKAMGALEMGLNEDELKPLVTAWRTTNPNIVRLWWAVDKAAMKAVRERTITETHGIRFSYQSGMLFITLPSGRRLSYVKPRIGTNMFGSDCITYEGVGGTKKWERIDSYGPKFVENIVQATSRDLLCYSMQALKDYNIVIHVHDEIVIEADMETSVESICNQMSHAPSWAQGLLMRADGYETNFYKKD
- a CDS encoding Rha family transcriptional regulator; this translates as MKELIPKDQYGVFADARDIAWADSLFVANHFEKEHFHVLRDISKITDSNSGLSKDFIESNYELSYYKDSTGRKLPCYMMTRDGFTMLVMGYTGQKAMRFKEIYIKRFNAMEEFITTLVTTRKDFPLLTENIKLLHEKPKPYHFSNECDMINRIVTGMSAKQIRQKYGLEKGTSIRPYLTDDQVKMLETLQKVDIGLLLSVPDYEQRKRYLEWYKMKISDKPA
- a CDS encoding DUF4406 domain-containing protein, which translates into the protein MGIDKFNAEGYYDPTAFDALTKIEQREKAARAFRPLVYICSPYSGDIEHNTNSARRYSRFAVVMGYIPIAPHLLFTQFLDDSDPDERELGLFFGNVLMSKCSEVWVFGSHISAGMRSEINWAKRKNYPIRYFSSQCKEVI
- a CDS encoding virulence-associated E family protein, with translation MRKLAIAYGNSRQAKKWVNKEITFDELKDRLKTPIRTTESAEEYAKFSKSQKDDAKDHGGFVAGVLKGGRRKIDTVELRSMIALDGDRIDKDFLENYESNAQYTSVLYSTHSSTDENPRVRIILPLTRDVTSEEFVAVSRYLAQMLGMDYFDECSYLPNQLMYWPSTPSNGNFIYKEVDTDWLNPDDILTAHPEWSDPTRLPTSSRESKANTVSQQKVQDPLEKEGVVGLFNRVYFPITKAIDAFLSDIYEPTGNEDRYHLIESSSMAGVEIKEGGKFVYSHHAKDPAYLKLCSAFDIVRIHKFGDDDAKKSFKSMCDFVMKIDEVKVFATNEKLAEAEVDFTDLGDDWKEKLKYQPRSQVLENSVYNLNLILNHDPDFKNFAFNELSNRIQVTGPLPWERPEGNVFWRDADTAQLKSIMDIRYLPFSSRNHDVAFTKVADDRRFHPIRDYLDSLPAWDGVKRVEDVFIKYLQADDTEYIRTVTRKTFAAAVARIYVPGIKFDCVPVLDGDQGIGKSTILKDLVTADFYSETLSLTDMDDKSGAEKLQGFWVVEIGELAGMKKADIEKVKAFLSTSDDKYRPSYGRVVESHPRQCIVIATVNGERGYLRDITGNRRFWIIKVHQKKQKKTWNFTEAYRQQFWAEAKEIWNSGEKLYLEGDILEEAEKAQKGAMEADERVGMVEEYLNTLLPDDWDSMDLFARRNYLSGTEFGRPAHAGTVARTFVSNAEIWCECFNRNLSELKTTDSYQIAALMAQIPGWERTSSIRRLPIYGRQRLYQYGG